The following proteins are encoded in a genomic region of Opitutus sp.:
- a CDS encoding helix-turn-helix domain-containing protein, translating to MSTQTPAVPRGLHHNDVALLWGCSVRTILRLIHSGELEAARIGRKTYIVSQVDAAEFYARRSAGLSAIGTSKNGGRPWGG from the coding sequence ATGAGCACCCAAACGCCCGCCGTGCCCCGTGGCCTGCATCATAACGATGTCGCCCTTCTTTGGGGATGCTCTGTCCGCACGATTTTGCGCCTGATCCACAGCGGTGAACTTGAGGCCGCCCGCATTGGTCGGAAGACCTACATCGTCAGCCAGGTCGACGCCGCCGAGTTCTACGCGAGGCGCTCGGCTGGTTTGTCCGCCATTGGCACGTCGAAGAATGGCGGCCGGCCGTGGGGCGGGTAA
- a CDS encoding endonuclease/exonuclease/phosphatase family protein: MPRVRIVTYNIAHGRGLAPIQGMTSRRRIRATLIKIAHLLAELKPDIVALQEIDENSRWAGNFNHLDLLREFGGFEHAVFGINNRRAGLLNLSYGNAFLSRHPITEWENTAFGSSQVGEKGFLYAEIDVLGRRIPVANMHLHYGSRLLRIRQVDRFLAYLHNKQRDRRHHWAISPVVCGDLNNTRHASDATATLLSHLHDYGDYSLHPLDGQTFPSPLPSRVLDFVFLPPEAVHVQTQIPRIYFSDHLPVVVDFEVG, translated from the coding sequence ATGCCCCGCGTCCGGATCGTCACCTATAACATCGCGCATGGCCGCGGTCTGGCTCCGATCCAGGGCATGACCTCGCGACGCCGTATCCGCGCGACTCTGATCAAGATCGCCCACCTGCTCGCCGAGTTGAAGCCCGACATCGTCGCGCTTCAGGAAATCGACGAAAATTCACGCTGGGCCGGGAATTTTAACCACTTGGATCTGCTGCGGGAATTCGGCGGCTTTGAGCACGCCGTTTTCGGCATCAACAATCGCCGCGCCGGCCTGCTCAATCTCAGCTACGGCAACGCGTTTCTCTCCCGTCATCCGATCACCGAGTGGGAAAACACCGCCTTCGGTAGCAGTCAGGTTGGCGAAAAGGGGTTTCTTTATGCGGAGATCGACGTGCTCGGGCGGCGGATTCCGGTTGCGAACATGCACCTTCACTACGGCTCGCGCCTGCTGCGTATCCGCCAAGTGGATCGGTTTTTGGCTTACCTTCATAACAAGCAGCGCGACCGTCGCCACCACTGGGCTATTTCGCCGGTCGTTTGCGGAGACCTGAACAACACGCGGCATGCCTCCGATGCCACGGCGACGCTGCTCAGTCACCTCCACGACTATGGCGACTACAGCCTGCACCCCCTGGATGGGCAAACATTCCCCTCGCCGCTGCCTTCGCGTGTACTCGATTTTGTCTTCCTTCCACCCGAAGCCGTGCACGTGCAAACCCAGATCCCGCGTATCTACTTTTCCGATCACCTGCCCGTGGTGGTCGACTTCGAGGTCGGCTGA
- the ndk gene encoding nucleoside-diphosphate kinase, which produces MQKSLVILKPDCMANKHAGNVIDRFEKAGFEIVGTKMIRLSAEVLRAHYAHVADKPFYPEIEAFMSSSPVIVLALKGDDVVAKIRDLLGPTDSRKAAKGTIRGDYGTEMMKNVVHASDSDENARIELARFFKPEELFA; this is translated from the coding sequence ATGCAAAAATCCCTCGTTATTCTAAAGCCAGACTGCATGGCCAACAAACATGCCGGCAACGTGATCGACCGCTTCGAAAAGGCTGGTTTTGAGATCGTTGGCACCAAGATGATCCGCCTCTCCGCCGAGGTGCTGCGCGCCCATTACGCACACGTGGCCGACAAGCCGTTTTATCCCGAAATCGAGGCCTTCATGAGCTCCAGCCCCGTGATCGTGCTCGCCCTCAAAGGCGATGACGTCGTCGCCAAGATCCGCGACTTGCTCGGCCCGACCGACTCCCGCAAGGCCGCCAAGGGCACTATTCGCGGCGACTACGGCACCGAGATGATGAAGAACGTCGTCCACGCCTCCGACAGCGATGAGAACGCCCGCATCGAGCTGGCCCGCTTCTTCAAACCCGAAGAGCTGTTCGCCTAA
- a CDS encoding ketose-bisphosphate aldolase produces MIVTTAQLFKHAYGKYAIGAYNINNAEQAMGLFKGAIDSKAPFIIQISKGARNYTDKRMLEAIIRSAGEIFPEAIYAVHLDHGDEQTCYDCIDSGFFSSVMIDASHDPFEKNVEITKRVVDRAHAKGISVEAELGMLGGVEEDIVVEEGHSCLTDPAEAEEFVKQTGCDSLACAIGTSHGAFKFKGKQSLHFDVLEKIKARMEGFPLVMHGSSSVPQDEVARINAAGGTIAGSMGVDVNEYLPAAKLGVTKINIDTDGRLVWTRVHREFFRDKPSEFDFRPPGKIFIVEYAKFIASRNVLLGSAGQLDSLRASLGK; encoded by the coding sequence ATGATCGTAACCACCGCACAGCTCTTCAAGCACGCCTACGGCAAGTACGCCATTGGCGCCTACAACATCAACAACGCCGAGCAGGCGATGGGCCTTTTCAAGGGCGCTATCGACTCCAAGGCCCCCTTCATTATCCAGATCTCGAAGGGTGCCCGTAATTACACCGACAAGCGCATGCTCGAAGCGATCATTCGCTCTGCCGGCGAGATTTTCCCCGAGGCCATCTACGCGGTGCATCTCGACCACGGTGACGAGCAAACCTGCTACGACTGTATCGATTCCGGCTTCTTCAGCTCCGTCATGATCGACGCCTCCCACGATCCGTTCGAGAAGAACGTCGAGATCACCAAGCGTGTCGTTGATCGCGCCCACGCCAAGGGCATCTCCGTCGAAGCCGAGCTCGGTATGCTCGGTGGTGTCGAAGAGGACATCGTCGTCGAAGAAGGCCACTCCTGCCTCACCGACCCGGCCGAAGCCGAAGAATTTGTTAAACAAACCGGCTGCGACTCCCTCGCTTGCGCCATTGGCACCTCGCACGGTGCCTTCAAGTTCAAGGGCAAACAGTCCCTCCATTTTGACGTCCTTGAGAAGATCAAGGCCCGCATGGAAGGCTTCCCGCTCGTCATGCACGGCTCTTCCTCGGTTCCCCAGGACGAAGTCGCTCGCATCAACGCCGCTGGCGGCACCATCGCCGGCTCCATGGGCGTCGACGTCAACGAATACCTGCCCGCCGCCAAACTCGGCGTCACCAAGATCAACATCGACACCGACGGCCGCCTGGTCTGGACCCGCGTTCACCGCGAGTTCTTCCGCGACAAGCCCTCCGAGTTCGACTTCCGCCCCCCGGGCAAGATCTTCATCGTCGAGTACGCCAAGTTCATCGCCAGCCGCAACGTGCTGCTCGGCAGCGCCGGTCAGCTCGACAGCCTGCGCGCCAGCCTCGGCAAGTAA